In Cervus elaphus chromosome 24, mCerEla1.1, whole genome shotgun sequence, a single genomic region encodes these proteins:
- the CCR8 gene encoding C-C chemokine receptor type 8 isoform X1, with protein MLAVANSERCLCGWPPPALMDYTPEPNLTTVTDFYYPDIYSSPCDGEGRDSKLLLAVFYCILFVFGLLGNSLVILVLVACKKLRSITDVYLLNLALSDLLFVFCFPFQTHYQLDQWVFGTIMCKVVSGFYYISFFSSMFFITLMSVDRYLAVVHAVYALKVRTVRMGTALSLVVWLTALVATSPLLVFYQVASENGVLQCYSYYNQQTLKWKIFIHFEMNILGLLIPFSILMFCYINILHQLKSCQNHNKTKAIKLVLIVVVASLLFWVPFNMVLFLTSLHDMHILDGCVTNQRLVYATHVTETISFTHCCVNPIIYAFMGEKFKKHLSELFRKSRSHIFVYVGRQVSREALEKSSSNQHSTRSSTIDYIL; from the exons ATGCTGGCAGTTGCTAATTCTGAGAG GTGCCTCTGTGGCTGGCCTCCTCCTGCCTTGATGGATTACACACCTGAGCCCAATTTGACAACAGTAACTGACTTCTACTATCCTGACATCTACTCGAGCCCCTGCGATGGGGAGggaagagacagcaagctgctTCTTGCCGTCTTCTACTGCATCCTGTTTGTATTTGGTCTTCTGGGCAACAGCCTGGTCATCCTAGTCCTTGTCGCCTGCAAGAAACTGAGGAGCATCACGGACGTATACCTCTTGAACCTGGCCCTGTCTGACCTGCTTTTTGTCTTCTGCTTCCCCTTTCAGACCCACTATCAGCTGGACCAGTGGGTATTTGGGACCATCATGTGCAAGGTGGTCTCTGGCTTTTATtacatcagcttcttcagcagcATGTTCTTTATAACCCTCATGAGTGTGGACAGGTACCTGGCAGTTGTCCATGCTGTGTATGCCTTGAAAGTGAGGACGGTCCGCATGGGCACAGCCCTGAGTCTGGTGGTGTGGCTGACTGCCCTCGTGGCCACCAGCCCGTTACTAGTATTTTACCAAGTGGCCTCCGAAAATGGCGTCCTACAGTGTTACTCATATTACAACCAGCAGACGCTGAAGTGGAAGATCTTCATCCACTTTGAAATGAATATCTTAGGCCTGCTGATCCCGTTCAGCATCCTGATGTTCTGCTATATCAACATCCTGCACCAGCTGAAGAGCTGCCAGAACCACAACAAGACCAAGGCCATCAAGCTAGTGCTCATCGTGGTGGTTGCCTCCCTGCTCTTCTGGGTCCCTTTCAACATGGTCCTCTTCCTCACTTCCCTGCATGACATGCACATCTTGGATGGATGTGTCACGAACCAGCGGCTGGTCTACGCCACGCATGTCACAGAAACCATTTCCTTCACCCACTGCTGTGTGAACCCTATTATCTATGCGTTCATGGGTGAGAAGTTCAAGAAACACTTATCAGAACTATTTCGGAAAAGTCGCAGCCACATCTTCGTCTACGTAGGGAGACAGGTCTCTAGGGAGGCCTTGGAAAAATCATCCTCGAATCAGCACTCCACTCGCTCCTCCACCATAGACTACATTCTGTGA
- the CCR8 gene encoding C-C chemokine receptor type 8 isoform X2: MDYTPEPNLTTVTDFYYPDIYSSPCDGEGRDSKLLLAVFYCILFVFGLLGNSLVILVLVACKKLRSITDVYLLNLALSDLLFVFCFPFQTHYQLDQWVFGTIMCKVVSGFYYISFFSSMFFITLMSVDRYLAVVHAVYALKVRTVRMGTALSLVVWLTALVATSPLLVFYQVASENGVLQCYSYYNQQTLKWKIFIHFEMNILGLLIPFSILMFCYINILHQLKSCQNHNKTKAIKLVLIVVVASLLFWVPFNMVLFLTSLHDMHILDGCVTNQRLVYATHVTETISFTHCCVNPIIYAFMGEKFKKHLSELFRKSRSHIFVYVGRQVSREALEKSSSNQHSTRSSTIDYIL, from the coding sequence ATGGATTACACACCTGAGCCCAATTTGACAACAGTAACTGACTTCTACTATCCTGACATCTACTCGAGCCCCTGCGATGGGGAGggaagagacagcaagctgctTCTTGCCGTCTTCTACTGCATCCTGTTTGTATTTGGTCTTCTGGGCAACAGCCTGGTCATCCTAGTCCTTGTCGCCTGCAAGAAACTGAGGAGCATCACGGACGTATACCTCTTGAACCTGGCCCTGTCTGACCTGCTTTTTGTCTTCTGCTTCCCCTTTCAGACCCACTATCAGCTGGACCAGTGGGTATTTGGGACCATCATGTGCAAGGTGGTCTCTGGCTTTTATtacatcagcttcttcagcagcATGTTCTTTATAACCCTCATGAGTGTGGACAGGTACCTGGCAGTTGTCCATGCTGTGTATGCCTTGAAAGTGAGGACGGTCCGCATGGGCACAGCCCTGAGTCTGGTGGTGTGGCTGACTGCCCTCGTGGCCACCAGCCCGTTACTAGTATTTTACCAAGTGGCCTCCGAAAATGGCGTCCTACAGTGTTACTCATATTACAACCAGCAGACGCTGAAGTGGAAGATCTTCATCCACTTTGAAATGAATATCTTAGGCCTGCTGATCCCGTTCAGCATCCTGATGTTCTGCTATATCAACATCCTGCACCAGCTGAAGAGCTGCCAGAACCACAACAAGACCAAGGCCATCAAGCTAGTGCTCATCGTGGTGGTTGCCTCCCTGCTCTTCTGGGTCCCTTTCAACATGGTCCTCTTCCTCACTTCCCTGCATGACATGCACATCTTGGATGGATGTGTCACGAACCAGCGGCTGGTCTACGCCACGCATGTCACAGAAACCATTTCCTTCACCCACTGCTGTGTGAACCCTATTATCTATGCGTTCATGGGTGAGAAGTTCAAGAAACACTTATCAGAACTATTTCGGAAAAGTCGCAGCCACATCTTCGTCTACGTAGGGAGACAGGTCTCTAGGGAGGCCTTGGAAAAATCATCCTCGAATCAGCACTCCACTCGCTCCTCCACCATAGACTACATTCTGTGA